One window of the Paenibacillus beijingensis genome contains the following:
- a CDS encoding pseudouridine synthase, which produces MAAKKTLRLDKLLSNMGFGTRSEIKKAVKGGKVTVDGSVIKDPGLIVNPDTSIVEFEGERVVYRDVVYWMLNKPQGVVSATEDNRDRTVIDLLKPEDRTLSPFPVGRLDKDTEGLLLLTNDGQLAHDLLSPRKHVPKIYEALVRGDVGKEDADLFAAGVTLDDGYKTMPAELAIVSREQREDGIYSAIVLTIKEGKFHQVKRMFEAAGKKVTYLRRVSMGPLKLDESLPLGGYRGLTDDEIGLLRADR; this is translated from the coding sequence ATGGCAGCGAAAAAGACACTGCGTTTGGATAAATTGCTTTCCAATATGGGCTTTGGCACCCGCAGCGAAATAAAAAAGGCGGTCAAAGGAGGGAAAGTGACCGTTGACGGCTCCGTCATTAAAGATCCGGGGCTCATTGTGAATCCGGACACTTCGATCGTGGAATTCGAAGGAGAAAGAGTCGTCTATCGGGACGTCGTTTACTGGATGCTGAACAAGCCACAAGGTGTCGTATCGGCGACCGAGGATAACCGCGACCGGACCGTCATCGATTTGCTGAAGCCGGAGGACCGGACGCTGAGCCCGTTTCCGGTCGGACGGCTGGACAAGGATACGGAAGGGCTGCTGCTGCTGACCAACGACGGACAGCTTGCCCACGACCTGCTGTCGCCCCGCAAGCATGTGCCGAAAATATATGAGGCGCTTGTGCGCGGCGATGTCGGGAAAGAGGATGCGGATCTGTTTGCCGCCGGAGTAACGCTTGACGACGGCTACAAGACGATGCCGGCCGAGCTGGCGATCGTTTCGCGTGAACAGCGGGAAGACGGGATCTATTCGGCGATTGTGCTGACAATCAAAGAAGGGAAGTTCCATCAAGTCAAACGGATGTTTGAAGCGGCAGGCAAAAAAGTGACCTATTTGCGGAGAGTGTCGATGGGGCCGTTAAAGCTCGACGAATCGCTGCCGCTTGGCGGATATCGCGGGCTGACGGATGATGAGATCGGCCTGCTGCGCGCTGACCGTTAA
- a CDS encoding RsmB/NOP family class I SAM-dependent RNA methyltransferase, translating into MMAPRLPQLFLDKMEHLLGAEFPAFIASYGDSRLYGLRINSLKLTSGSWRDINPFGEGEGMPPIPWTAEGYYYDEKDRPGKHPYYHAGLYYIQEPSAMVPVELLGVRPGDRVLDLCAAPGGKSTQIAAKLQGRGVLVSNDNARERTKALAKNIELAGVRNAVVLNEEPHRLADTFAGWFDRILVDAPCSGEGMFRKEESMIAEWEKHSVERCSAMQRDILRHAAAMLAPGGTLVYSTCTFSPEENECAIARLLAEFPELEVVPVEARYGWMPGRPEWAAEYGTDAVQTAMHPLAGTVRLWPHRVKGEGHYAAVLTKRRSGDDQAGRVGEDGHDGRKRGSGERALNAEPRDRRRHGSGGKAMGSGKPIVRGPERSSGRYSEPLRKAAKEEADPLAQWQRFAEENLTAGAEFTGVPVVYGTRVYLQPEEMPSLDGLKVVRAGWFVGEAGSGGKFQPSQPLAMGLKAADAVRWLNFRADEPETLRFLRGETLHPDAERMNAAIPAVSDGGSRGGKDELRGKFPAETVNTKGYTLVCVDGYPLGWGKYSGGMLKNGLPAGWRRM; encoded by the coding sequence ATGATGGCGCCGCGGCTGCCGCAGCTTTTTTTGGATAAAATGGAACATTTGCTTGGCGCCGAGTTTCCGGCCTTTATCGCTTCTTACGGCGATTCGCGGTTGTACGGCCTGCGGATCAACAGCTTGAAGCTTACGTCCGGCTCTTGGCGGGACATCAATCCGTTCGGGGAAGGAGAGGGAATGCCTCCGATTCCGTGGACGGCGGAAGGTTATTACTACGATGAGAAGGACCGGCCGGGGAAGCACCCGTATTATCATGCGGGTCTTTATTATATCCAGGAGCCGAGCGCAATGGTTCCGGTGGAGCTGCTCGGCGTCCGGCCGGGCGACCGCGTGCTCGATCTGTGCGCAGCGCCGGGCGGCAAGTCGACCCAAATCGCCGCCAAGCTGCAAGGCAGGGGCGTATTGGTCAGCAATGACAATGCGCGGGAGAGGACGAAAGCGCTGGCGAAAAATATCGAGCTGGCCGGAGTCCGCAACGCCGTCGTCTTGAACGAGGAACCGCACCGGCTGGCCGACACGTTTGCCGGCTGGTTCGACCGCATTCTTGTTGATGCTCCCTGCTCCGGGGAAGGCATGTTCCGTAAAGAAGAGTCGATGATTGCGGAGTGGGAGAAGCATTCGGTCGAACGCTGCTCGGCCATGCAGCGGGACATTCTGCGGCATGCGGCGGCGATGCTGGCTCCTGGCGGCACGCTCGTTTATTCCACCTGCACATTCTCGCCGGAGGAAAATGAGTGCGCCATTGCCCGCCTGCTGGCGGAATTTCCGGAGCTGGAAGTCGTACCGGTTGAGGCGCGGTACGGCTGGATGCCGGGGCGTCCGGAATGGGCGGCTGAATACGGCACCGATGCCGTCCAGACGGCAATGCATCCGCTTGCGGGTACGGTCCGCCTGTGGCCGCACCGGGTGAAAGGCGAAGGGCATTATGCCGCCGTATTAACGAAACGACGCAGCGGAGACGATCAAGCCGGCCGCGTCGGAGAAGACGGTCACGACGGCCGCAAACGAGGGAGCGGCGAGCGGGCGCTGAACGCCGAGCCCCGGGATCGGCGCCGGCACGGCAGCGGCGGCAAGGCGATGGGCAGCGGCAAGCCAATTGTGCGCGGGCCGGAAAGATCTTCCGGGCGTTATTCGGAACCGCTGCGCAAAGCGGCAAAAGAAGAGGCGGACCCGCTTGCGCAGTGGCAGCGGTTCGCCGAAGAAAATTTGACAGCGGGCGCCGAGTTTACCGGCGTGCCAGTCGTTTACGGCACCAGAGTTTATTTGCAGCCAGAGGAGATGCCTTCCCTGGACGGCCTAAAAGTCGTCCGCGCCGGCTGGTTCGTCGGTGAGGCGGGCAGCGGGGGCAAGTTTCAGCCTTCGCAGCCGCTGGCGATGGGACTTAAAGCGGCGGACGCTGTCCGATGGCTGAATTTCCGGGCGGACGAACCCGAAACGCTCCGCTTCCTTCGCGGCGAGACGCTGCATCCGGATGCGGAACGGATGAATGCGGCTATACCGGCCGTTTCAGACGGGGGTTCGCGCGGCGGCAAAGATGAATTGCGCGGCAAGTTTCCGGCGGAAACGGTAAATACCAAAGGTTATACCCTCGTATGCGTTGACGGTTATCCGCTCGGATGGGGCAAATACAGCGGCGGAATGCTGAAGAACGGCCTTCCGGCCGGATGGAGGCGAATGTAA
- a CDS encoding GTP pyrophosphokinase produces MDGRDWNLFLQPYEQAVEELKVKFKTMRAELKARESYAPIEFVTGRVKKISSILEKARRLNVPMDALETGIEDIAGIRIMCQFVDDILRVAGLIRNRKDLTLIYEKDYITNYKESGYRSYHMIVEYPVQTAVGHKKVLAEVQIRTLAMNFWATIEHSLNYKYKESIPEDVKGRLKKAAEAAFQLDTEMSSIRKEILDAQTGFEERSNIVSKVLSDIQDLYFYRRVREAAQYQLRFNELWEHEDTFGLNQLSGEIQQSLYRARKNNQP; encoded by the coding sequence ATGGACGGCAGGGATTGGAACCTTTTTTTGCAGCCTTATGAACAAGCGGTTGAAGAGCTTAAAGTGAAATTCAAGACGATGCGCGCCGAATTGAAGGCAAGAGAATCATATGCGCCCATTGAATTTGTCACCGGCCGGGTCAAAAAAATTTCCAGCATTCTTGAAAAGGCCAGACGCCTTAACGTGCCGATGGATGCGCTCGAAACAGGTATCGAAGATATTGCGGGCATCCGCATTATGTGCCAGTTCGTCGATGACATTCTCCGCGTTGCGGGCTTGATCCGCAACCGTAAAGATTTGACCCTTATTTACGAGAAGGACTACATTACGAATTATAAGGAAAGCGGCTACCGCAGCTACCATATGATTGTGGAATATCCGGTACAAACCGCTGTCGGGCACAAGAAAGTGCTGGCGGAAGTGCAAATCCGCACTTTGGCGATGAACTTTTGGGCGACGATCGAGCACTCGCTCAACTATAAGTACAAGGAAAGCATCCCTGAAGATGTAAAAGGTCGGCTGAAAAAAGCGGCCGAAGCGGCTTTTCAGCTCGATACGGAAATGTCGAGCATCCGCAAGGAAATTTTGGACGCCCAGACCGGCTTTGAAGAAAGGTCGAATATCGTCTCCAAAGTGCTCAGCGATATTCAGGACTTGTATTTCTACCGGCGCGTCCGCGAAGCGGCCCAGTACCAGCTGCGCTTCAACGAGCTTTGGGAGCACGAGGATACGTTCGGCTTGAATCAGCTGTCGGGCGAAATCCAGCAGTCGCTTTATCGGGCCAGAAAAAATAACCAGCCTTGA
- a CDS encoding quinone-dependent dihydroorotate dehydrogenase: protein MLYTSLLKPALFRMDPEKAHHLVIDGLSAAGRIPGTTGLLHALYGVPNYPELAVNLFGLQFSHPVGLAAGLDKNAKVGDIFRNIGFSFAEMGTVTPKAQAGNELPRLFRLPPDEALINRMGFNNDGADAMAQRLSAGRKRSIPIAVNIGKNKTTPNEEAHLDYRKCLEKLYPFGDFFVVNISSPNTPDLRALQHGGELRTLLSEVLEEMGIQAARSGSKRKPVLVKIAPDMTDEQLELTIDTIAASGVDGLIATNTTLSRDGLTHRNAGETGGLSGKPLKARSTEIVAAVYKQTGGKLPIIGSGGIFNADDAYDKIRAGASMVEIYTALIYRGPEVLKELTSGLRERLRRDGFMQVTEAIGADHH, encoded by the coding sequence TTGCTGTACACATCTTTGCTTAAACCGGCTTTGTTTCGAATGGACCCGGAAAAAGCCCATCATCTCGTTATCGACGGACTGAGCGCGGCGGGACGGATACCCGGTACGACCGGGCTGCTGCATGCTTTGTACGGCGTACCGAATTACCCGGAGCTGGCGGTTAACCTGTTCGGCCTGCAATTCAGCCATCCCGTCGGCCTCGCCGCGGGACTCGACAAGAACGCCAAAGTCGGCGACATCTTTCGGAATATCGGCTTCAGCTTTGCCGAAATGGGAACCGTTACGCCCAAGGCGCAGGCGGGCAACGAGCTGCCGAGGCTGTTCCGGCTTCCGCCCGACGAAGCGCTCATTAACCGGATGGGCTTCAATAACGACGGCGCCGACGCCATGGCGCAGCGGCTCAGTGCCGGAAGGAAGCGCAGCATACCGATTGCGGTCAATATCGGCAAAAACAAGACGACTCCTAATGAGGAAGCGCATCTGGATTACCGCAAATGTCTGGAAAAGCTCTATCCTTTCGGCGATTTTTTCGTCGTCAACATAAGCTCGCCGAATACCCCCGACCTGCGTGCGCTGCAGCATGGCGGGGAACTGCGGACGCTGCTTTCCGAAGTTTTGGAGGAGATGGGAATTCAGGCGGCACGCAGCGGCAGCAAGCGTAAGCCGGTTCTGGTCAAAATCGCGCCGGATATGACGGATGAGCAGCTGGAACTGACCATCGATACGATTGCGGCAAGCGGCGTAGACGGCCTCATTGCGACGAATACGACGCTCTCCCGCGACGGCTTGACGCATCGCAATGCCGGCGAAACCGGCGGACTGAGCGGCAAGCCGCTGAAGGCACGTTCGACGGAAATCGTCGCTGCCGTTTACAAACAGACAGGCGGGAAACTGCCTATTATCGGTTCCGGCGGCATTTTTAACGCTGACGATGCATACGATAAAATTCGCGCCGGAGCGAGTATGGTCGAAATTTATACGGCGCTGATCTACCGCGGTCCGGAAGTGCTGAAGGAGCTGACTTCAGGACTTCGCGAGCGGCTGCGGAGGGACGGATTCATGCAAGTGACGGAAGCGATCGGCGCCGATCATCACTGA
- a CDS encoding L,D-transpeptidase family protein, with translation MPDEDDHLEYLKQYVKNHPDNRMAWYLLGKSYQSQNKEAKANYCYLQAGHVYEAYERKRHPLFDAPQVMIEQWNRSRRVKKAVVRTGLLTAALLALAVVFAPGDSSDRSREAGYDSSEHVTAAGSPFSVNVVFADPDRSQALGGTMNALIFGASGSATDIAARMEVEGGYELWTGRTEVLFSVERTEESGKLDVHVYNAQLCDCRPASPKKAYQQLREWMKTKEEEMTLTSAVRQYKRIHRRLPASLNDLVKPYPLNMLSGDTDGMRRLFAEVVEKVGKEHETPTVAEKRGSGSAGSEKGGTSAGNVAGSGSGIPASVFHHEEDTLRVVVDKSTHRLAVLSGTIIVRSYEVGLGGAKTPEGPFTITEKVKNPNGTASGPFGSRGMTLSGTRYAIHGTDEPDSVGGDESHGCIRMNKEDVEELYDLIPLGTSVQIGSGLLPSSVSKPEERFRLSPKQNEENPGTVYDWLH, from the coding sequence TTGCCGGATGAAGATGATCACCTCGAATACTTGAAGCAGTATGTAAAAAATCATCCGGACAACCGGATGGCGTGGTATTTGTTAGGCAAATCGTATCAATCGCAGAACAAGGAAGCGAAGGCCAACTACTGTTACTTGCAGGCTGGCCACGTATATGAAGCGTATGAACGGAAACGGCATCCCTTATTTGATGCGCCTCAAGTCATGATCGAGCAGTGGAACCGGTCCCGAAGGGTAAAAAAAGCGGTTGTCCGAACCGGACTTCTGACCGCTGCGCTGCTGGCGCTCGCCGTTGTGTTTGCGCCGGGGGACAGCTCTGATCGCAGCAGAGAAGCGGGTTACGATAGCTCCGAACACGTTACGGCAGCCGGCTCCCCGTTCAGCGTCAATGTCGTTTTTGCCGATCCCGACCGGAGCCAGGCTTTGGGAGGAACGATGAATGCGTTGATATTTGGAGCGAGCGGCTCCGCCACCGATATTGCGGCCCGCATGGAGGTGGAGGGAGGCTACGAGCTGTGGACGGGCCGAACCGAAGTGCTCTTTTCCGTGGAACGGACGGAAGAAAGCGGGAAGCTGGATGTGCATGTGTATAATGCGCAGCTGTGCGACTGTCGTCCGGCAAGCCCGAAAAAAGCTTACCAGCAGCTTCGTGAGTGGATGAAAACAAAAGAAGAGGAAATGACGCTCACCAGCGCGGTTCGCCAGTACAAGCGAATTCACCGGAGGCTCCCGGCCAGCCTGAATGATCTTGTGAAACCGTATCCGCTCAATATGCTGTCCGGAGATACGGACGGCATGCGCCGCCTTTTTGCAGAAGTCGTTGAAAAAGTGGGCAAAGAGCATGAAACGCCGACTGTGGCGGAAAAACGCGGAAGCGGCAGTGCCGGAAGCGAAAAGGGAGGTACTTCCGCCGGCAATGTTGCTGGCAGCGGGAGCGGCATTCCGGCTTCCGTATTTCATCACGAAGAAGATACGCTGCGGGTCGTCGTCGATAAATCAACGCATCGGCTTGCGGTGCTGAGCGGCACGATTATCGTGCGAAGCTATGAAGTGGGATTGGGGGGAGCCAAGACGCCAGAAGGGCCTTTCACCATTACCGAAAAAGTCAAAAATCCGAACGGTACGGCCAGCGGCCCATTTGGAAGCCGAGGAATGACATTGTCGGGTACAAGGTACGCCATCCACGGGACGGATGAGCCGGACAGCGTGGGCGGCGATGAATCCCACGGCTGCATCCGAATGAACAAAGAGGACGTGGAAGAGCTTTACGATTTGATTCCGCTTGGAACGTCGGTGCAGATCGGCAGCGGCCTGCTGCCGTCAAGCGTCTCTAAACCGGAGGAGAGATTCAGGCTCTCGCCGAAACAAAATGAAGAAAATCCCGGGACGGTTTACGACTGGCTGCATTAG
- a CDS encoding ferredoxin, with translation MAKYSWVDKDTCIACGACGATAPDIYDYDDEGLAEVIYDGDGNHGVKAIAEDLYDDLQDACDGCPTDSIKIADEPFNR, from the coding sequence ATGGCTAAATATTCATGGGTAGACAAAGATACTTGCATCGCTTGCGGCGCGTGCGGAGCAACAGCTCCTGACATTTACGATTATGATGATGAAGGCCTCGCGGAAGTAATTTATGACGGCGACGGCAATCACGGCGTGAAAGCGATCGCGGAAGATCTGTATGACGATCTTCAAGACGCTTGCGACGGCTGCCCGACCGATTCCATCAAAATCGCTGACGAGCCGTTTAACCGATAA